A portion of the Roseofilum capinflatum BLCC-M114 genome contains these proteins:
- the ispE gene encoding 4-(cytidine 5'-diphospho)-2-C-methyl-D-erythritol kinase, giving the protein MRSYTLLACAKINLYLEIVGDRADGYHELAMIMQSVDLCDRVHIEPSGTDSIRITCNHPDVPSDSSNLAYRAAELMRSEFPEAFARYGGVNIYITKRIPVAAGLAGGSSNAAAVVVGINLLWNLGLTQGECEQLGAGLGSDVPFCIRGGTALATGRGEKLSPLPDLDQLYVVLAKYDSVKISTAWAYKTYRATYEETYIRDPEHIEAYGQKVHSGAMVRAIASKDHAIITEELRNDFEKIVLPEYPQLVSLKQRFMEAGALGTLMSGSGSTVFALTESQSEADRIKAYIEQDLHHPDLNFWVAQFSPTGIKVSE; this is encoded by the coding sequence ATGCGTTCATATACCCTATTAGCGTGCGCGAAAATTAATCTATACCTGGAGATTGTCGGCGATCGCGCCGATGGTTATCATGAATTAGCCATGATCATGCAAAGTGTAGATTTGTGCGATCGCGTTCATATCGAACCCTCTGGTACAGATAGTATTCGCATCACCTGCAACCATCCCGACGTTCCCAGCGACTCCAGCAACTTAGCCTACCGTGCAGCCGAGTTAATGCGCTCCGAGTTTCCCGAAGCCTTTGCTCGATACGGTGGTGTTAATATTTATATTACAAAAAGAATTCCCGTGGCCGCTGGGTTAGCCGGAGGGTCGAGTAATGCGGCTGCTGTAGTTGTGGGAATCAATTTATTATGGAATTTGGGCTTAACCCAGGGAGAATGCGAACAGTTAGGGGCTGGGTTAGGGTCAGATGTGCCTTTTTGCATCCGAGGGGGAACCGCTCTAGCCACGGGACGGGGAGAAAAATTATCACCTCTGCCAGATTTGGATCAATTGTATGTGGTGTTAGCCAAGTATGACAGCGTGAAGATATCCACCGCTTGGGCGTATAAAACCTATCGTGCCACCTATGAAGAGACCTATATTCGCGACCCGGAACATATTGAAGCCTACGGTCAAAAAGTCCATTCTGGGGCCATGGTGAGGGCGATCGCCAGTAAGGATCATGCCATCATTACCGAAGAATTGCGGAATGATTTTGAAAAAATTGTCTTACCCGAATATCCCCAACTGGTTAGCCTCAAACAACGGTTTATGGAAGCTGGGGCCCTAGGTACACTCATGTCCGGTTCCGGGTCTACCGTCTTTGCCCTTACCGAATCCCAGTCGGAAGCCGACCGCATAAAAGCTTACATTGAACAAGACTTACATCACCCAGATCTGAACTTTTGGGTGGCTCAGTTTTCCCCCACAGGCATTAAAGTGAGTGAATAG